Proteins encoded within one genomic window of Anaerohalosphaeraceae bacterium:
- a CDS encoding tetratricopeptide repeat protein produces MFTGYFFCPRRNLFVYASVFLFFHTFLLFADVPQQIIEWQQTAEQCIAANDYAGARRHYQKIIDAYPKTDYALSALHQIAVLEIESGKESGKYDAAEAAIGKILTDYSGYSGTCKSIRKIAYAYFKANQYDRSKELCRLVLMNWPNHMESMFARRDLAINHIRLGEYDQADVETARLGVDFSNNSEAGDCIGLIASYYFTPKKPEKAKELCLLALSRWPNHSKSARTLYVLASSLIKLGEFEEADLITAQLLKNYPRYPSLCEYLAKIASYYAEFGRPLKAIELYQIAKDRWPQDNAQIWVQAGLAAAALKNKDFTSAEAETNGLVFGFSVHKDFSDAVSWLGDEYLRQEQHDKAKELYELALGGNSSTSGRFRAYAGLARLYAKVGDDDKVQENLNILLKKFARERKFGGAIFEIGEEYYLLAQEAMQEGFIEKADMSYDKAIHLWQHNIEHADPHYQCLSYYNSADVYQKMRKEKEAIFCFQQVIEKWPDFEHAWNALYQIAVCYDRLYRRGELSNEEARQQIIEICSKLEKQYPNSKAAIAAESLLASYQ; encoded by the coding sequence ATGTTTACCGGCTATTTCTTCTGTCCGCGGCGTAACCTTTTTGTGTATGCATCTGTTTTTTTATTTTTCCATACGTTTCTGCTTTTTGCTGATGTTCCGCAACAGATTATAGAGTGGCAGCAAACGGCAGAGCAATGTATTGCCGCGAATGATTATGCAGGTGCCAGAAGACACTATCAGAAAATCATTGATGCTTATCCAAAAACAGACTATGCCTTGTCAGCTCTGCATCAAATTGCTGTTTTAGAAATTGAAAGCGGCAAGGAAAGCGGCAAATACGACGCCGCTGAAGCCGCGATTGGGAAGATTCTGACGGATTATTCCGGATATTCAGGAACATGCAAAAGTATACGAAAAATAGCTTACGCTTACTTTAAGGCAAATCAATATGATCGCTCAAAAGAATTGTGTCGGCTGGTTTTAATGAACTGGCCTAACCATATGGAATCAATGTTTGCACGAAGAGATCTCGCTATTAACCATATTCGGCTTGGAGAATACGACCAAGCTGATGTAGAAACAGCCCGATTAGGGGTTGACTTTTCAAACAATTCGGAAGCTGGTGACTGCATCGGGCTAATTGCCTCTTATTATTTTACTCCGAAGAAACCAGAGAAGGCAAAAGAGCTCTGCCTCCTGGCCCTATCCCGCTGGCCCAATCATTCGAAGTCAGCCAGGACATTATATGTATTGGCAAGTTCCCTGATTAAACTGGGGGAATTTGAGGAGGCAGATTTAATAACCGCCCAACTGCTGAAGAATTACCCACGTTACCCAAGTCTGTGTGAGTATTTAGCAAAAATCGCCTCCTACTATGCCGAATTTGGGAGACCACTGAAAGCAATAGAACTTTATCAAATCGCCAAAGATCGTTGGCCGCAGGATAATGCTCAAATCTGGGTTCAAGCAGGTTTGGCTGCTGCTGCTTTGAAAAACAAAGATTTTACCTCTGCAGAGGCAGAAACAAACGGGCTGGTTTTTGGCTTTTCTGTGCATAAAGATTTTTCCGATGCTGTCAGCTGGCTTGGTGATGAGTACCTTCGACAGGAACAGCATGACAAGGCTAAGGAACTTTATGAACTGGCATTGGGGGGGAATTCGAGCACTTCCGGCCGTTTTCGGGCTTATGCTGGATTGGCACGTCTTTATGCCAAGGTAGGTGATGATGACAAGGTGCAGGAGAATTTAAATATTCTCTTAAAGAAGTTTGCAAGGGAACGCAAGTTCGGGGGAGCAATCTTCGAAATCGGGGAGGAGTATTATCTTTTGGCGCAGGAAGCCATGCAAGAAGGTTTTATTGAGAAAGCGGATATGAGTTATGATAAGGCCATTCATTTGTGGCAGCATAACATAGAACATGCTGATCCACACTACCAATGCTTATCCTATTATAATTCTGCCGATGTTTATCAAAAAATGAGGAAGGAAAAAGAAGCCATTTTCTGTTTTCAGCAGGTTATAGAGAAATGGCCAGATTTTGAACATGCGTGGAACGCACTGTATCAGATCGCGGTATGCTATGACCGATTATATCGAAGAGGGGAGCTGTCGAATGAAGAAGCCAGGCAGCAGATCATTGAAATTTGCAGTAAACTTGAGAAACAATATCCCAATTCTAAAGCCGCGATAGCGGCCGAGTCATTGCTTGCAAGTTATCAATAA
- a CDS encoding LamG-like jellyroll fold domain-containing protein, which produces MNKSKWFLYFLFGFGISGLSSAVLVDDFDEYLTGPVDTVTTDWKGIASPSLAVIQLDPLNPDNKALGVTESNNNNGVYGILSGDAIVENGQTKTLFLRILTTVSSPTAPNTAFGLIDLDVPPANCWSSISTFVRINNGGIQARDGSAANWGPSRPITANTWYNVWIVVNHATKRFELYVNTGPGNATPADKVGDSYAFRAVHNNALDRFVTQSQGTSQILFDDIHISPGTDLTNKALPFGAHNPVPADKAANIPLNTMLTWNTGVDPLNPANPNPLITKHYVYFREGDPNLAAVSPMTVPASGNPTDSCYPPIPLAMDKTYYWRVDESVNDSSPTDPNTIRGSVWSFETVRSIPAIVQQPSSVQVFPSETASFTVLFTSVAPPTVVWMKSDGIQPDTPIASGGRFTITTGLANDVYNTTLTITETEQSDQAWYYCLLTNGPAPAVQSDSAGLVIKKLLAHYEFENNFLDSVGTHHGIGRSADPNSPAGPVFVDGIVGSRAVFFNGINQYIELDASAYPNGGLGGGMNSGTISCWVKAVQPGMLYSNYNDNLGTTGLTGYGLSLTAGAASNARIHVRGQTGTGTPADVGAAEGRPAGVSTMIDSQWHHIAAAWQTGGRLIVYVDGVQVASATAGSPAVFAPWERSSIIGAIRTAADRTILGSFYGGALDDLRIYNYVLDNYAVADLYYAGSGRSACIEPYASGFDYDRNCRVDLGDLAALAAAWLDCGLYPQCRP; this is translated from the coding sequence ATGAACAAGTCAAAGTGGTTCTTGTACTTCTTGTTTGGTTTTGGGATTTCTGGACTCTCTTCAGCAGTTTTGGTGGATGACTTCGATGAATATCTCACAGGTCCCGTGGATACAGTGACGACCGACTGGAAGGGAATAGCCAGTCCTTCGCTGGCGGTTATCCAACTGGATCCGCTCAATCCGGACAACAAAGCTCTGGGAGTAACGGAATCCAATAATAACAACGGCGTTTACGGCATTTTAAGCGGAGATGCCATTGTTGAAAACGGCCAGACAAAAACGCTGTTTTTACGAATTCTTACGACTGTCAGCTCCCCGACCGCCCCCAATACGGCATTTGGTCTGATTGATTTGGATGTTCCGCCGGCAAACTGCTGGTCTTCTATTTCGACGTTTGTCCGCATCAATAACGGCGGAATCCAGGCGCGAGACGGCTCAGCGGCAAACTGGGGCCCTTCCAGACCAATTACGGCCAATACCTGGTATAATGTCTGGATTGTCGTCAATCATGCGACCAAAAGGTTTGAATTGTACGTCAACACCGGTCCTGGAAACGCCACTCCGGCAGACAAAGTCGGGGATTCCTATGCATTTCGTGCCGTCCATAACAACGCGCTGGATCGGTTTGTGACCCAGTCCCAGGGCACAAGCCAGATTCTCTTCGATGACATTCACATCAGCCCCGGGACGGATTTGACCAACAAGGCCCTTCCTTTTGGAGCCCATAATCCTGTTCCGGCGGATAAAGCCGCCAATATTCCGCTGAACACAATGCTGACCTGGAATACCGGAGTGGACCCGTTGAATCCGGCCAACCCCAACCCGCTTATAACCAAGCATTATGTGTATTTCCGAGAAGGAGATCCCAATCTGGCCGCCGTCAGCCCAATGACAGTGCCGGCCAGCGGAAACCCGACAGACAGCTGCTATCCTCCGATTCCGCTGGCGATGGATAAAACCTATTACTGGCGGGTTGACGAAAGCGTGAACGATTCTTCTCCGACCGATCCGAATACAATCCGAGGTTCGGTTTGGTCCTTTGAGACGGTTCGCTCGATTCCGGCCATTGTTCAGCAGCCGAGTTCTGTCCAGGTGTTTCCGTCTGAAACAGCTTCATTCACCGTGCTGTTTACGAGTGTGGCACCCCCGACGGTTGTCTGGATGAAATCTGACGGCATCCAGCCGGATACGCCGATTGCTTCCGGAGGACGTTTCACCATCACCACTGGGCTTGCGAACGATGTATATAACACGACGCTGACAATCACTGAGACAGAACAGAGTGATCAGGCATGGTATTATTGCCTCTTGACCAACGGACCGGCCCCTGCCGTACAGTCCGACTCAGCCGGTCTTGTTATCAAAAAGCTCCTGGCACATTATGAGTTTGAAAACAATTTCCTTGATTCCGTCGGGACTCATCATGGAATCGGCCGCAGCGCTGACCCGAATTCTCCGGCGGGACCGGTTTTTGTGGACGGCATTGTCGGAAGCCGGGCGGTTTTCTTCAACGGCATCAATCAGTATATTGAACTGGATGCATCGGCTTACCCCAACGGGGGTCTCGGCGGCGGTATGAACAGCGGAACGATCAGCTGCTGGGTGAAAGCCGTTCAGCCGGGAATGCTCTATTCAAACTACAATGACAATCTCGGAACCACCGGGTTGACCGGATATGGTCTGAGCCTGACGGCCGGAGCAGCTTCAAACGCCCGAATTCATGTACGAGGCCAGACTGGAACGGGTACGCCGGCGGATGTCGGAGCAGCAGAGGGCCGGCCGGCCGGAGTTTCTACAATGATTGACAGCCAGTGGCATCATATAGCAGCCGCATGGCAGACCGGCGGCCGCCTGATTGTATATGTGGACGGAGTGCAGGTCGCTTCCGCCACAGCCGGTTCGCCGGCAGTTTTCGCCCCCTGGGAACGAAGCTCCATCATCGGGGCAATCCGCACTGCCGCCGACCGAACAATCCTCGGTTCCTTCTATGGGGGAGCTCTGGACGACCTGCGGATTTACAACTATGTATTGGACAATTATGCTGTAGCCGACCTTTATTATGCCGGCAGCGGGCGCAGCGCCTGCATCGAGCCTTATGCCTCCGGGTTTGATTACGACAGGAACTGCAGGGTCGATCTGGGAGATTTGGCTGCGTTGGCGGCTGCCTGGCTGGACTGCGGTTTGTATCCCCAGTGCCGTCCGTAA
- a CDS encoding sigma-70 family RNA polymerase sigma factor produces MTETRGSSDDQTRQFLTLLMNSQRQISSYIGVLVPDFHDADDIFQQTIAVMWEKFSQYQPGTDFAAWGIRIAYYNILRYRREKGKSKVQFSDSVFQCFCNVMEKTYSQTDERLTALRRCLKKLSASDKQLLHLRYGMNQAVQSIAEQYHQSIQSIYRALTRVHLILERCIRRTLSGEEIF; encoded by the coding sequence ATGACCGAAACCCGAGGCAGTTCCGATGACCAGACCAGGCAGTTTCTGACCCTGCTGATGAACAGCCAGAGGCAAATCAGTTCCTATATCGGCGTGCTGGTTCCGGATTTTCATGATGCGGATGATATTTTCCAGCAGACCATTGCCGTGATGTGGGAAAAGTTCAGTCAGTATCAGCCCGGGACTGATTTTGCCGCCTGGGGAATCCGGATTGCCTACTATAATATTCTTCGGTATCGGCGGGAGAAAGGCAAATCCAAAGTCCAGTTCAGTGATTCCGTTTTTCAGTGCTTTTGTAACGTGATGGAAAAAACATACAGCCAGACTGATGAAAGACTGACCGCTCTGCGCCGCTGTCTGAAGAAACTTTCTGCTTCGGATAAACAGCTTCTGCACCTGCGGTATGGAATGAATCAGGCAGTCCAAAGCATCGCCGAGCAGTATCATCAGTCGATTCAGTCCATTTATCGTGCTCTGACACGAGTACATCTGATTCTGGAACGATGCATCCGACGAACCCTCAGCGGAGAAGAGATATTCTAA
- a CDS encoding LamG-like jellyroll fold domain-containing protein gives MVRDDFHLSELLVRMYDQSIRPEELAELERIFRQRPETVEFGAAFLMELHLLRTECRPILLRQDTSAELSNSFDLDFWAYLAQYEIDAPGLKHKPLSVPPPLVPEESESRKTVHKVDKISLTAALISLAAMLMILLYPHFVPAPASPYVGRISRAVNAQWADPSGMLREGSELFPGVMGLTQGMAELTLESGVKVIVQAPADFELESAGQIYLKKGRLVALISSPTGQPFVVRTPNAAVVDFGTEFGTAFQDGNTQTYVFEGEVEIRNSSNPLRYEKGLVLKKGQGGQVDNSGAVAFKEIPPYRFVRSEEFGVHVKASKGSAYHRWLAYSYTLRRDPALVAYYTFEKDLSAPEKLTNLAAATAGRLDASLGAVPESSRPVWTRGRWPEKTGLQFERALQQHLTIPGDEAIQLNGPITLAAWIQCPDIRTGGGHILSNRLLNGGVCNYQLGYRTSAIRQTQDSIHMARKKGTEDWSNHLFSQPLSPSPAWRLLAVTHDNHTIRFYCDGQLVDARPWVHQQEVVAADLWIGTDGTNNDAFYFQGIIDEIAVFKRALSPEEIQQMYEAGRP, from the coding sequence ATGGTTCGAGACGATTTTCATCTCAGTGAACTGCTGGTGCGGATGTATGACCAATCCATTCGTCCGGAAGAACTGGCGGAACTGGAGCGGATTTTTCGACAGCGCCCGGAAACCGTCGAGTTTGGGGCGGCCTTTCTGATGGAACTCCACCTTCTCCGAACAGAGTGCCGGCCGATTCTGCTCCGGCAGGACACCTCGGCAGAGCTGTCCAATTCGTTTGATTTGGATTTCTGGGCGTATCTGGCTCAATATGAGATTGACGCTCCCGGCCTTAAACACAAGCCCCTTTCTGTACCGCCGCCTCTGGTTCCCGAAGAAAGCGAAAGCCGAAAGACTGTCCATAAGGTGGATAAAATCTCGTTGACGGCAGCCCTTATTTCGCTGGCAGCCATGCTGATGATTCTGCTGTATCCGCACTTCGTGCCGGCCCCCGCCTCTCCGTATGTCGGCCGGATTTCCCGTGCGGTCAATGCCCAGTGGGCCGACCCGAGCGGGATGCTCCGGGAGGGCAGCGAGCTGTTTCCGGGTGTGATGGGGCTCACACAGGGAATGGCGGAACTGACCCTCGAAAGCGGTGTTAAGGTGATTGTACAAGCCCCTGCCGATTTTGAACTGGAATCCGCCGGCCAGATTTATCTGAAAAAAGGCCGTTTAGTCGCCCTGATTTCCTCTCCGACCGGTCAGCCCTTTGTAGTGCGGACCCCGAATGCGGCCGTGGTGGACTTTGGAACAGAGTTCGGCACCGCTTTTCAGGACGGCAATACACAGACCTATGTTTTTGAGGGAGAGGTGGAAATTCGAAACAGCTCCAATCCGCTGCGGTACGAAAAAGGGCTGGTTTTGAAAAAAGGCCAGGGAGGTCAGGTAGACAATTCGGGGGCCGTAGCCTTCAAAGAGATTCCCCCCTACCGCTTTGTCCGCTCGGAGGAATTCGGAGTCCATGTGAAGGCCTCTAAAGGGTCCGCCTATCATCGATGGCTGGCTTACAGCTATACCCTGAGACGGGATCCTGCGCTGGTGGCTTATTACACTTTTGAAAAAGACCTGTCCGCCCCGGAAAAGCTTACAAATCTGGCCGCGGCGACCGCAGGACGCCTGGATGCTTCTTTGGGAGCTGTCCCGGAATCCTCCAGACCCGTTTGGACCCGCGGACGCTGGCCGGAAAAAACCGGACTTCAGTTTGAACGGGCTCTCCAGCAGCATCTGACCATCCCCGGGGACGAAGCCATCCAGCTGAACGGTCCGATTACCCTGGCGGCCTGGATTCAATGTCCGGACATCCGCACCGGAGGCGGGCACATCCTTTCCAATCGTCTGCTGAACGGAGGCGTCTGCAATTATCAGCTCGGCTACAGAACCTCCGCAATCCGGCAGACGCAGGACAGTATTCATATGGCCCGGAAAAAGGGAACGGAGGACTGGTCCAATCATCTTTTCAGCCAGCCGCTGTCTCCGTCGCCGGCCTGGAGACTGCTGGCCGTTACGCATGACAATCACACCATCCGTTTCTATTGTGACGGACAGCTCGTCGATGCCAGACCCTGGGTGCATCAGCAGGAAGTAGTTGCAGCCGACCTCTGGATCGGAACAGACGGAACCAACAACGATGCCTTTTATTTCCAGGGAATCATCGATGAGATTGCCGTTTTCAAACGGGCTCTGAGTCCGGAGGAAATTCAGCAAATGTATGAAGCCGGAAGACCTTGA
- a CDS encoding glycoside hydrolase family 2 TIM barrel-domain containing protein has protein sequence MYYRYLGFCSVCFLSLVLLSGAAAEVCCQRLEQNLDSGWRFFKGDAAGAEKETFDDSAWPQIDVPHTWNALDGQDGGNNYYRGAGWYRKFVFIPNEYRGRCIYLYFESVAKAADVYCNGTFIGRHEGAYSAFCLEITQSVRFGAENLIAVKADNSSSLLIAPLSGDFTQWGGICRSVRLLITDPIHITPLDFASPGVYLTPLRVSRESAELQIRTLLRNAGSSDREVTVRAIIQKADETTAETLTLTKKVPAQTTTECIQNAVLSNPHLWEGRKNPYLYRVKLEVEAEQVLRDCIEQPLGLRFFSVDPQQGFLLNGHPYDLHGAAIHEDRQDKGRAVSDADRAEDIEMMLQMGCTWLRLAHYQHGRKIYDLADEKGIILWTEIPLVNSISAEPAFAENCRQQLRELIRQNYNHPSVFFWGIFNEITMVRGPEPTPLIKELHQLAKSEDPSRLTAAAANSSNTHPTTYVTDVIAFNKYFGWYHGTAEEFSAWADEIHAQRNRDCIGISEYGAGAGLSQHEEAPAPPRPDGPWHPEEYQGLYHEIHWNAMKTRPFLWCKTVWNGFDFGADGRAEGEQPGINDKGLVSRDRTVKKDAYYWYQANWSDEPMVYITSRRFVSRQDNPVSVKVYSNCEKAELFVNGRSEGVRSGLDRIFRWEKVVLKSGRNEIKAVGRKNDREYTDVCFWEFSPPEPSLTVKAVSASGFQDGNPPEHTIDGKLSTRWAVQGKGAWIQYDLGTVQKIQKVQIAFYRGKTRRAYLDISVSDDGVSWRPVLTGAVSSGNTEKAEEFIFPETSARYLRILANGTTEGDWNSYCEVKIFGLEPDRMNPPAESNEQKTCCGI, from the coding sequence ATGTATTATCGTTATTTAGGTTTTTGCAGTGTCTGTTTCTTATCATTGGTTTTGCTGTCCGGAGCGGCCGCTGAGGTTTGCTGCCAGCGTCTGGAGCAAAATCTCGATTCCGGCTGGCGATTCTTTAAAGGGGATGCCGCCGGAGCGGAAAAAGAGACGTTCGACGACTCGGCCTGGCCGCAGATTGACGTGCCCCATACCTGGAATGCTCTGGACGGACAGGACGGCGGCAACAATTATTATCGGGGGGCCGGATGGTACAGAAAATTCGTCTTCATCCCGAATGAATACCGCGGACGCTGCATCTATTTGTATTTTGAATCCGTTGCCAAGGCGGCGGATGTGTACTGCAACGGCACTTTCATCGGACGTCACGAGGGTGCCTATTCGGCTTTTTGTCTGGAGATTACCCAATCCGTCCGTTTCGGAGCCGAAAACCTGATTGCAGTCAAGGCCGACAACTCAAGTTCTCTGCTGATTGCTCCTCTTTCCGGAGATTTTACGCAATGGGGCGGCATCTGCCGTTCCGTCCGGCTGCTGATTACAGACCCTATCCACATTACCCCGCTCGATTTTGCCTCGCCGGGAGTTTATCTCACCCCTCTGCGGGTCAGTCGTGAATCCGCCGAGCTCCAGATCCGAACCCTCCTTCGCAATGCCGGCTCTTCCGACCGAGAGGTAACGGTCCGGGCAATTATTCAAAAGGCCGATGAAACCACCGCAGAGACCTTGACGTTGACGAAAAAGGTCCCGGCTCAGACCACAACCGAGTGTATTCAGAATGCGGTCCTTTCCAATCCGCATCTCTGGGAGGGTCGAAAAAATCCGTATCTTTATCGAGTAAAGCTCGAGGTGGAGGCCGAACAGGTTCTTCGGGACTGCATTGAACAGCCCCTGGGCCTGCGATTCTTTTCCGTGGATCCGCAGCAGGGATTTCTGCTGAATGGACACCCCTACGACCTTCACGGAGCGGCCATTCACGAAGACCGGCAGGATAAGGGACGCGCTGTCTCCGATGCGGACCGCGCGGAGGATATTGAAATGATGCTTCAAATGGGATGTACCTGGCTTCGTCTGGCCCATTATCAGCACGGGAGAAAAATCTATGACCTGGCGGATGAAAAGGGAATCATTTTGTGGACGGAAATCCCGCTGGTCAACTCCATCTCCGCCGAACCGGCCTTCGCCGAGAACTGCAGACAGCAATTGCGGGAATTAATCCGGCAGAACTACAATCACCCTTCCGTTTTCTTCTGGGGGATTTTCAATGAAATTACAATGGTCAGGGGGCCGGAGCCGACTCCGCTGATTAAAGAACTGCATCAGCTGGCCAAATCGGAAGACCCGAGCCGGCTGACCGCGGCAGCCGCGAATTCCTCCAATACTCATCCCACGACCTATGTGACCGATGTGATAGCTTTTAATAAGTATTTCGGCTGGTATCACGGAACGGCGGAGGAATTTTCCGCCTGGGCGGATGAGATTCACGCCCAGCGCAATCGAGACTGCATCGGAATCAGTGAATACGGCGCCGGGGCTGGTCTTTCTCAGCACGAGGAAGCCCCCGCTCCTCCCAGACCGGACGGCCCCTGGCATCCGGAGGAATATCAGGGACTCTACCATGAGATTCACTGGAATGCGATGAAAACCCGTCCGTTTCTCTGGTGCAAAACCGTTTGGAATGGGTTTGATTTCGGCGCTGACGGCCGGGCGGAAGGCGAACAGCCCGGAATCAACGACAAAGGGCTTGTCAGTCGGGACCGGACAGTCAAAAAAGACGCTTACTACTGGTATCAGGCCAACTGGTCCGATGAGCCGATGGTGTATATCACCAGCCGGCGATTTGTTTCTCGGCAAGACAATCCGGTTTCGGTCAAAGTCTATTCCAATTGCGAAAAGGCGGAGCTGTTTGTCAACGGACGTTCCGAAGGAGTTCGGAGCGGCCTCGACCGCATCTTTCGATGGGAAAAAGTTGTTCTCAAATCCGGGCGAAACGAAATCAAAGCGGTCGGCCGAAAAAACGACCGTGAATATACAGATGTCTGTTTCTGGGAGTTCTCTCCGCCGGAACCTTCTCTGACGGTGAAAGCGGTTTCCGCCAGCGGGTTTCAGGACGGCAATCCGCCGGAGCATACCATCGATGGGAAATTGTCCACCCGCTGGGCCGTTCAGGGGAAAGGAGCATGGATTCAGTACGATTTGGGAACGGTTCAAAAAATCCAAAAGGTTCAGATTGCCTTTTACAGAGGAAAGACACGCCGAGCTTATCTGGATATCTCCGTTTCAGACGATGGTGTTTCATGGAGGCCGGTTTTGACCGGTGCCGTCAGCAGCGGAAATACAGAAAAAGCGGAAGAGTTTATTTTCCCTGAAACATCCGCCCGCTATCTGCGGATTCTTGCCAATGGGACCACGGAGGGAGACTGGAACAGTTATTGCGAAGTAAAAATCTTCGGGCTCGAACCCGACCGGATGAATCCTCCCGCTGAATCGAATGAACAAAAGACCTGTTGCGGCATTTAA